A genomic stretch from Algoriphagus halophilus includes:
- a CDS encoding T9SS type A sorting domain-containing protein — protein sequence MMKIILSYIRFITFWTILVCLSHYAMSQEVDNKRCPQVYKRNNGNGQQVTEFASNISPASIYYLSALSKFNQGNFTFGWGEPILYPPVISKTWVTSTEGVQALNWAFGNNTTGSPFNPPGIPSGNEVQYTFYHNNLPTAGLITIEFTDSQDGLPLCVCTYPLTSGSSTEGSLINQENLRVSSGSDGGLESKSLGTAVVNQVFERFSNGNAPLDYRKKEDLQNFKKAKINGMQLSAFIPDEQVLGSDFKGYITSPTELLGMTNAEEVISVDYLTEGNNLATFFATKTSSNVYEHSKYVCDRLKGAEILSIDSVQVGKFNFIRSLLKPVSGLNEYAISFSVGMNANSDELHLQSAWLLEEYENEESFYNFQFWSADGKLLQSMIENVLAQLTSFGKLSQTVSKTNPTLFVSKTERDLFDPSKVHLTIWNRSIQNSAILQLTSKPNENADTPEISTLEVSLNPLGSTSLTLDIQDYAEVAVDLLDETSKTDYLYQSDGIWAHYLPQGGQLLQYQIQNEPNKGHKNGEYPIFRNVTFASSGSDYATVYKTIKGGAIPADLSNYSYLNFNASGTGKMTIRLVKSSIQNFNAHYSYTFDLQQESKAYSIPLDRFSSTDLKEKVNLNDLVILSFTGENQKDIEINLSNIRFSNEKEVALSKSREIKVYPNPFQEQTSILFESQFGGQMELGIYQLDSGNLVERHLIETKAGQNQQQLEFGKGIKKGIYILKISSNLELLTSKLLVQ from the coding sequence ATGATGAAAATTATTCTTTCCTACATTCGCTTCATTACTTTCTGGACAATATTAGTCTGTTTAAGTCATTATGCTATGAGTCAGGAAGTGGATAATAAGAGATGCCCTCAGGTCTATAAAAGAAATAATGGGAATGGGCAGCAAGTCACTGAGTTTGCCTCGAATATCAGCCCTGCAAGCATTTATTACTTAAGTGCACTTTCGAAGTTTAACCAAGGGAATTTCACCTTTGGTTGGGGAGAGCCAATTTTATACCCACCAGTAATTTCAAAAACATGGGTTACTTCCACAGAAGGTGTACAAGCTTTGAACTGGGCATTTGGAAACAATACCACAGGAAGTCCATTCAACCCACCAGGGATCCCTTCAGGAAATGAAGTTCAATACACATTCTATCACAATAACCTTCCAACGGCTGGTTTGATCACGATTGAATTTACGGATTCTCAAGACGGATTGCCACTTTGCGTTTGTACTTACCCTTTAACCTCTGGCTCCTCCACAGAAGGTTCCTTGATCAATCAGGAAAACTTACGTGTTAGCTCAGGAAGTGACGGCGGATTGGAAAGTAAGAGCTTGGGAACGGCAGTTGTCAATCAAGTTTTTGAGCGATTTTCAAATGGAAACGCCCCTTTGGATTACCGAAAAAAAGAAGATCTTCAAAATTTCAAAAAAGCCAAAATAAATGGAATGCAGCTCTCTGCTTTTATACCAGATGAGCAGGTTTTGGGATCAGATTTTAAGGGATATATCACCAGTCCCACAGAATTATTGGGAATGACAAATGCTGAAGAAGTAATCTCAGTAGACTATTTAACCGAAGGAAACAACCTAGCAACTTTCTTTGCCACCAAAACCTCTTCCAACGTCTACGAGCATTCCAAATACGTTTGCGATAGACTCAAAGGTGCCGAGATCCTTTCTATCGACAGTGTGCAGGTGGGTAAATTCAACTTCATCCGAAGCTTATTGAAACCTGTGTCTGGATTAAATGAATATGCGATTTCCTTTTCGGTTGGAATGAATGCTAATTCCGATGAACTCCATTTACAATCTGCTTGGCTTTTAGAAGAATACGAGAATGAAGAAAGCTTTTATAATTTTCAGTTTTGGAGTGCCGATGGAAAACTCCTTCAATCTATGATTGAAAACGTACTTGCTCAGTTGACCTCTTTTGGAAAACTAAGCCAGACCGTTTCCAAAACCAATCCAACCCTATTTGTAAGTAAAACAGAAAGAGATCTCTTCGATCCTAGCAAAGTTCATCTCACTATTTGGAACCGATCAATACAAAATTCCGCTATCCTTCAGCTTACCTCAAAGCCTAATGAAAACGCCGATACTCCGGAAATCAGTACACTAGAGGTTTCCTTAAACCCACTAGGATCCACTAGCTTAACTTTGGACATTCAGGATTATGCAGAGGTAGCCGTCGATCTTTTAGATGAAACCAGTAAAACTGATTATCTCTATCAGAGTGATGGTATCTGGGCACATTATCTTCCTCAAGGAGGACAGCTCCTCCAATACCAAATTCAGAATGAACCCAATAAGGGTCATAAAAATGGAGAATACCCCATATTCAGAAATGTGACATTTGCTTCCTCCGGTTCCGACTATGCCACCGTGTATAAAACCATTAAAGGGGGCGCGATCCCTGCAGATTTAAGCAATTATTCCTACTTGAATTTCAATGCTTCAGGGACTGGAAAAATGACGATTCGATTGGTCAAATCCTCCATCCAAAACTTCAATGCTCATTATAGCTATACCTTTGATTTGCAACAAGAATCTAAGGCTTATAGCATTCCATTGGATCGCTTTAGTTCCACGGATTTAAAAGAGAAAGTAAATCTAAATGACCTGGTTATTTTATCTTTTACCGGAGAAAACCAAAAAGACATTGAGATAAACCTAAGTAACATTCGGTTTTCCAATGAAAAAGAAGTTGCCCTTTCAAAGAGCAGGGAAATAAAAGTATACCCCAATCCTTTTCAAGAGCAGACAAGCATCCTCTTTGAATCTCAATTTGGAGGTCAAATGGAATTGGGAATTTATCAACTTGATTCTGGAAACCTGGTAGAACGCCACCTCATTGAAACAAAAGCTGGTCAAAACCAACAACAACTTGAATTTGGGAAAGGAATAAAAAAAGGAATCTACATTCTAAAAATTTCATCCAATTTGGAGTTACTGACTTCAAAATTACTGGTTCAATAA
- a CDS encoding GtrA family protein gives MILQLNRGIEGFLQLFYPIFRKWLAFDIYAYLAVGAINTALNIFLFAILYEFILPKEGWTLAGYTVASYTVALLIAFLVTIPTGFWLSKNFAFRSTAMGTRKTGKQLLKYILVVGQGLGSDYLILKGLILFVNMEPTLAKIFSTIIVLTLNYLLQKYFTFKKSEV, from the coding sequence ATGATCTTACAACTAAACCGAGGAATTGAAGGCTTTTTGCAGCTTTTTTACCCCATCTTCAGAAAATGGTTGGCCTTTGACATCTATGCCTATCTAGCTGTAGGTGCAATCAACACTGCATTAAACATCTTCTTGTTTGCCATCCTATACGAATTTATTCTTCCAAAAGAAGGCTGGACCCTAGCTGGATATACAGTGGCGTCTTATACCGTTGCTTTATTAATAGCATTCCTTGTGACCATTCCAACCGGTTTTTGGCTCAGTAAAAATTTTGCTTTCAGAAGTACAGCCATGGGAACCAGAAAAACAGGCAAACAACTCCTGAAATACATCTTGGTCGTGGGACAAGGTTTAGGGAGCGATTACCTGATTTTAAAGGGATTGATTCTGTTTGTAAATATGGAGCCAACCCTCGCCAAAATCTTCTCCACTATCATCGTGCTAACCCTCAACTACCTGCTTCAAAAGTACTTCACATTCAAAAAATCTGAGGTTTAG
- a CDS encoding glycosyltransferase: MKLAFITPYPPSQVTLNEYGYHLTRSFLGKNGIEKIYILTNNLEDNADYSRYATEGLEIIPCWNFDSWFTVLNLRKKLKELQPDAVILNLQFMTFGAGKIPAALGLLTPWMCKLLGIPSVTILHNITETVNLETIGMANSKLKGKLFLWIGEQLTKFILKSDLVGVTISQYVTILKDKYKAKNVILLPHGNFELPERNYVPEDSKEINLMAFGKFGTYKKAEVMIDAMEILQQKYPHLKFTSTVAGTDNPNVKGYIDGLKSKYAHLPNVEYTGYIPEEKVSQIFWDSSFVIFPYTTTTGSSGILHQAGSYGRACILPKIDDLERVVEEEGYGGAYFETDNAESLANAVSYLVENPEERKKIEDQNYKAAKGLPMSELAQWYLSHIHQLVAN; this comes from the coding sequence ATGAAATTAGCATTTATTACCCCTTACCCTCCAAGTCAAGTGACTTTAAACGAGTACGGTTATCATTTAACCAGAAGCTTTTTGGGCAAAAATGGTATTGAGAAAATCTACATCCTTACCAATAACCTAGAAGATAACGCTGACTATTCACGTTATGCAACCGAAGGTCTGGAAATCATTCCTTGCTGGAATTTCGACAGTTGGTTTACGGTTTTGAACCTTCGCAAAAAACTCAAAGAACTTCAGCCAGATGCTGTGATTTTAAATCTCCAGTTCATGACGTTTGGAGCTGGAAAAATCCCAGCTGCTTTGGGTCTCTTGACTCCTTGGATGTGCAAATTGCTTGGCATCCCTTCCGTGACCATTCTTCATAACATCACCGAAACGGTGAACTTGGAGACGATTGGCATGGCAAATAGCAAATTGAAAGGAAAGCTTTTTCTATGGATCGGCGAGCAATTGACGAAATTCATCCTGAAATCGGATTTGGTGGGAGTGACCATCTCCCAGTATGTCACCATCCTAAAAGACAAATACAAAGCGAAAAACGTGATTCTGCTTCCCCATGGGAATTTTGAGCTTCCTGAGCGGAATTATGTTCCTGAAGACTCCAAGGAAATCAACTTAATGGCATTTGGAAAATTTGGCACCTACAAGAAAGCAGAGGTCATGATTGATGCCATGGAAATTTTGCAACAAAAATACCCTCACTTGAAATTCACCTCCACCGTGGCCGGTACCGATAACCCAAATGTGAAAGGATACATCGATGGCTTAAAAAGCAAATATGCTCACTTACCAAATGTGGAGTATACTGGATATATCCCTGAGGAAAAAGTATCCCAAATCTTCTGGGATAGTTCATTCGTGATATTTCCTTATACCACTACTACCGGGAGTTCGGGAATTTTGCATCAGGCGGGAAGCTATGGAAGAGCTTGCATACTACCCAAAATAGATGACCTGGAGCGAGTGGTAGAAGAAGAAGGTTATGGTGGAGCTTATTTTGAAACAGACAATGCAGAAAGTTTAGCCAATGCAGTATCCTATTTGGTAGAAAACCCTGAAGAAAGAAAAAAGATCGAGGATCAGAACTACAAAGCTGCCAAAGGTCTCCCAATGAGTGAATTAGCTCAATGGTATTTAAGTCATATCCATCAACTTGTCGCCAATTAA
- a CDS encoding mannose-1-phosphate guanylyltransferase, protein MKNQNNYVAIMAGGVGSRFWPMSKTSYPKQFLDILNTGRTLIQSTYDRFSTFIPEENIFVVTSAEYVEIVKAQLPQLPEENIVAEPERKNTAACVAYISFKLKKMNPNANMIVAPSDHLIGDLELFTETCKKALDYTANHFAFVTLGIKPNHPNTGYGYIQFDQEKSESGVFKVNRFTEKPDLATAKEFLSEGNYLWNSGIFIWKAEDIVGAFWEHFQFMYDLFQEKNADLNTPKEADAILEIYEKCPSTSIDYAIMEKANNVFLIPSDFTWNDLGTWNSAYDNFQKDEEMNASNSKSTILVDSKGCLVHSNEQKLMVIGGLEDLIIVNTPEALLICKKENEQQIKEYVAKVKEVKGVLYI, encoded by the coding sequence ATGAAAAATCAAAATAACTACGTAGCCATCATGGCAGGAGGAGTCGGAAGCAGATTCTGGCCAATGAGTAAAACCAGCTATCCGAAGCAGTTTTTGGACATTCTAAACACAGGGAGAACCTTGATCCAATCCACCTATGACCGCTTTTCTACGTTCATCCCTGAAGAAAACATTTTTGTGGTTACTTCAGCCGAGTATGTTGAAATCGTAAAAGCGCAACTTCCTCAGTTGCCAGAAGAGAACATCGTAGCGGAACCTGAAAGAAAAAACACAGCTGCCTGTGTGGCTTACATTTCCTTCAAGCTGAAGAAAATGAATCCCAATGCCAATATGATCGTGGCTCCTAGTGACCACTTGATCGGTGATTTGGAGCTGTTTACCGAAACCTGCAAAAAAGCGTTGGATTACACGGCCAATCATTTTGCATTTGTGACGCTAGGCATCAAACCTAATCATCCCAACACTGGCTATGGCTATATTCAATTTGATCAAGAAAAGAGCGAATCCGGAGTTTTCAAAGTCAACAGATTTACAGAAAAACCAGATTTAGCTACTGCTAAGGAATTTCTTTCTGAAGGCAATTACTTGTGGAACTCTGGAATCTTCATCTGGAAAGCAGAGGATATCGTGGGTGCTTTTTGGGAGCATTTCCAATTTATGTACGATTTATTTCAAGAGAAAAATGCTGATCTGAACACCCCAAAAGAAGCTGATGCAATCCTTGAAATTTACGAAAAATGCCCTTCCACTTCCATTGATTATGCGATCATGGAAAAAGCCAACAATGTGTTTTTGATTCCATCTGACTTCACTTGGAATGACTTGGGCACTTGGAACAGCGCCTACGACAATTTCCAAAAAGACGAAGAAATGAACGCCAGTAATAGCAAAAGCACCATTCTGGTAGACAGTAAAGGTTGCTTGGTACATTCCAACGAACAAAAACTAATGGTGATTGGAGGTTTGGAAGACCTGATCATTGTGAATACGCCGGAAGCACTTCTGATCTGCAAGAAAGAAAATGAGCAGCAGATCAAAGAATACGTAGCCAAGGTGAAAGAAGTCAAAGGAGTTTTATACATCTAA
- a CDS encoding glycosyltransferase → MKTSQNQIQKNEITEMLQSALNYEPEIQHQYAIVVPCYNEEKRFAYQEFKTFAQKHPEVLLCLVNDGSKDRTLAVLRGIQTDSPSNIVVFDMPQNAGKSEAVRQGMLFVHKNYDSKLIGFLDADLATHPDEWLQMAKYKEAHPKYGAIVGSRIQRLGADINRDDSRSFVSNMIKKIIKSILRANFQDTQCGAKIFQRNLVPFLFKNQFETPWLFDVEIFLRLQQKFGKTTLQKGVLEYPLLQWSEIGDSRLKLKDTIKIPLQLLGLYYHYQVKRKPKSILTNKQLKVALSSN, encoded by the coding sequence ATGAAGACTTCACAGAATCAAATACAAAAAAATGAGATCACCGAAATGCTCCAAAGTGCATTGAATTATGAACCAGAGATTCAGCACCAATATGCAATTGTAGTTCCTTGCTACAATGAAGAAAAAAGGTTTGCCTATCAGGAGTTCAAAACCTTTGCCCAAAAGCATCCAGAGGTTTTACTCTGCTTGGTGAATGATGGAAGTAAAGACAGAACGCTGGCAGTACTTAGAGGAATCCAGACCGATAGTCCCAGTAATATTGTGGTTTTTGACATGCCCCAAAACGCTGGTAAATCTGAAGCAGTGAGACAGGGGATGTTGTTTGTTCACAAAAATTATGACTCCAAGTTGATCGGTTTTCTAGATGCTGATCTAGCCACACATCCTGATGAATGGTTACAAATGGCTAAATACAAAGAGGCTCATCCAAAGTATGGCGCCATTGTGGGAAGTAGAATCCAGCGATTGGGTGCAGATATCAATCGGGATGACAGCAGATCATTTGTAAGTAACATGATCAAAAAAATCATCAAATCCATCCTACGGGCAAACTTCCAAGACACTCAGTGTGGAGCTAAAATCTTCCAACGAAACCTGGTACCCTTTTTATTCAAAAACCAGTTTGAAACTCCTTGGCTTTTCGATGTAGAGATCTTTTTGAGACTTCAGCAAAAGTTCGGAAAAACCACCCTTCAAAAAGGAGTATTGGAATACCCCCTACTTCAGTGGTCTGAGATTGGAGATTCCAGATTGAAACTGAAAGACACCATCAAAATACCATTACAATTACTAGGTCTCTATTATCACTACCAAGTCAAAAGAAAACCAAAGAGCATCCTGACTAACAAACAGTTGAAAGTTGCTTTATCATCCAATTAA